In the Burkholderia multivorans ATCC BAA-247 genome, CCGCGCTGGCCGGCTTCGGGCACCCGCTGTATCCGGACGGCGATCCGCGCGCGCGGGCGCTGCTCGACGCATTGCACGCGGCGATGCCGCAGCGGCCGGCCCTGCGCGCGGCGCGCACGTTGGCCGCACGCGTCGAAGCGGCGACCGGGCTGCAGCCGACGATCGACTTTGCGCTCGCGACGCTCGAACGCGCGCTCGCGCTGCCGGACGGCGCGGCCTTCACGCTGTTTGCGGCAGGCCGCACGGCCGGCTGGATCGCGCATGCGCTCGAACAGTCGGCGAACGGCAAGCTGATCCGGCCGCGCGCACGCTACGTCGGCAACGACGCGGCCGCGTGACGCCGTCCGTCGGGCGCGTGCCGCACCGCCGGTGCGGCGCGCGCAACGGGCGCGCGACGCGGCCCGAACGCGAACGTCGCACCGCCGCGCTCCGCGCCGATCCAGACGCGCATGCCGGGCGCGAACGTCAGCGCATCGCCTGCGCGCATCCAGTGATCGTCGAGCCGGCCTTCGATCGTGACCCACAGCACGCCGTGCGTCACGTGCAGCGTGGTACGGTCGACGATCCGCCACCGGCCGGCCGGCTCGTCGCCGTCCATCGCGTAGAGTCGCCATTCGCGCATCGCCCCTCCCGGTCGCCTGTGTCCGATGACGTCAGTATTTCGGACGGCAGCGGCACGCCGACAGATACGCCTGCAGACACTTTCGACAGAACTGTACTGCCGCGCGCACGAGACAGCGCCGCGCGAGGTGACGCCCGTCTGCACGGCGCGAGCGCTTTCCCTACAATGTCGGGTGTCCTGCGCCCCCGCCCTCGCCTCATGTCCGACCGCCCGTCTGCCGCCGCCCCCGGCGAAAAGAACCTCACCGTCATGCTCTGGCTCGTCGCCACGGGCTTCTTCATGCAGACGCTCGATTCGACGATCGTGAACACCGCGCTGCCGTCGATGGCCGCGAGTCTCGGCGAATCGCCGTTGCGGATGCAATCGGTCGTGATCGCCTATTCGCTGACGATGGCCGTGATGATTCCGGTGTCCGGCTGGCTCGCCGACACGTTCGGCACGCGCCGCGTCTTCTTCAGCGCGATCCTCGTGTTTTCGCTCGGCTCGCTGCTGTGCGCGAACGCACATACGCTGCCGCAACTGGTCGTGTTCCGCATCGTCCAGGGCGTCGGCGGCGCGATGCTGCTGCCGGTCGGCCGGCTCGCCGTGCTGCGCACGTTTCCGGCCGAGCGCTATCTGCCCGCGCTGTCGTTCGTCGCGATTCCGGGGTTGATCGGCCCGCTGATCGGGCCGACGCTCGGCGGCTGGCTCGTGAAGATCGCGTCGTGGCACTGGATCTTCCTGATCAACGTGCCGGTCGGCATCGTCGGCTGCGTCGCGACGTTCTTCTCGATGCCCGACGCGCGCAACGCGGCCGTCGGCCGCTTCGACGTGAAGGGCTATCTGCTGCTGACGATCGGCATGGTCGCGATCTCGCTGTCGCTCGACGGGCTCGCCGATCTCGGGATGCAGCACGCGGCCGTGCTCGTGCTGCTGATCCTGAGCCTCGCCTGCTTCGTCGCATACGGCCTGTACGCGGTGCGCGCGCCGCAGCCGATCTTCTCGCTCGAACTGTTCAAGATCCATACGTTCAGCGTCGGGCTGCTCGGCAACCTGTTCGCGCGGATCGGCAGCGGCGCGATGCCGTACCTGATCCCGCTGCTGCTGCAGGTGAGCCTCGGCTATTCGGCGTTCGAGGCCGGGCTGATGATGCTGCCCGTCGCCGCGGCCGGCATGTTCTCGAAGCGGCTCATCACGCGGCTGATCATGAAGTACGGCTACCGCAAGGTGCTGCTCGCGAACACGATCATGGTCGGCGTGATGATGGCGAGCTTCGCGCTGATGCGCGACACGATGCCCGTCTGGCTGAAGGTCGTGCAGCTCGCGCTGTTCGGCGGCTTCAACTCGATGCAGTTCACCGCGATGAACACGCTGACGCTCAAGGATCTCGGCACGGGCGGCGCGAGCAGCGGCAACAGCCTGTTCTCGCTCGTGCAGATGCTGTCGATGAGCCTCGGCGTGACCGTCGCTGGCGCGCTGCTCGCGACCTTCACCGGGATGCTGCGCACCGTGACGCCGAGCAACACGCTGCCCGCGTTCCACGCAACCTTCATCTGCGTCGGGCTGATCACGGCCGCGTCGGCATGGATTTTCGGCCAGCTCGCGCCCGAGGTACGCGGCCGCGCGCACAAGACCGATCCGTCCGAGCGCACATGACGCGCAGCGCGCACCAGCGCGGTGCGAGCGGGCGCGTCCCGTGCCCGCGCAGCGCGTGCGCGCCGGGGTCGCAACCGTGCATGCTTCTTGCTGGCCTATTCTGTAGGTAAACTGGCAGCTTCCCACGGCCGACATCATGAGCATGCTCGACATCGACCCTCCCGGCTTTCAGCCGCCCCGCCCGGTCGCCGGCGACGACGGAAACCGGCGCACCGTGCTGTACGGCGGCTACACCGTGTTCAGCGTGTTCCAGCCCGTTTTCTCGGTGTCGCACCGCCGTGCGATCGGCTATCACGCGTCGCTGCGCGCACACGACGAGGAAAACCGTCAGGTCGCGTCGCACGAGGTGTTCACGCAGGCCGCGCGGCGCGGCGATCTGCTCGAGCTCGGCCGCCTCGCCGAATCGCTGCATCTGGGCAACTTCCACGCCTTCGACAGCCACGACGAATGGCTCTTCCTGAGCCTGCATCCGGCCGCGCTGATGGATACCGTGTACGGCGACGCGCTGCTCGCGAACCTGAAGACGCTCGGACTGCCGCCGCACCGCGTCGTGCTCGAGGTGCCCGAGCAGGCGGGCGGCGAAACGCCGCGCTATGCGGCGATCGTCGACGGGCTGCGCAAGGCCGGCTTCCTGATCGCGCTCGGCGGCTTCGGCGCGAAGCATTCGAACATCGACCGCGTCTGGCATCTGCATCCGGACATCGTCACGCTCGATCGCGGCATCCTCGCGCAGGCGAGCGAGCACTCGCATCTGGAGCGCGTGCTGCCGGGGCTCGTGTCGCTGCTGCACGAGTCAGGTCAGCTCGTGCTGATGGGCGGCCTCGCGACCGAGCGCGATGCGCTGATCGCGCTCGAATGCAACGTCGATTTCGTGCAGGGCCAGTACTTCGCGGGGCCGAGCGTCGATCCGGTGCAACCGCAGGCCGCCGCGGGCTGCATGGACACGCTGTCGGCCGCGCTGCGGCTGCGCGTCGCGCAACGCGAGCGCACGCAGGCCGAGCGGCTCGCGCCCTACGTCGCCGCGCTCGAGGAGGCGAGCGCCCGGCTCGGCGCCGGCGACACGCTGATCGCGGCGGCCGCCGGCGTGCTCGGCTTGCCGGACACCGCGCGCTGCTTCCTGCTCGACGCGTCGGGCCGGCAGATCGGCGACAACGTGCTCGCGCGCGGCAGCGTGTCGCAGCGCGCGAAGCGCTTCCGGCCGCTGCTGCATTCGGAAGGCGCGAGCTGGGAGCGTCGCCCGTACTTCATCGACGCGATGCGCACGCCGGGGCGCGTGCATCTGACCTCGCCGTACCTGTCGATCAACGAAGCGCACCTGTGCGTGACCGCGTCGATCGCCGCACCGGGCGCGACCGGCATGCAGGTGCTGTGCGTCGACATCAACTGGGAAGCGGCGCTGAACCGCGAATGACACGCGCGGCTACGCGGCCGGGTCTGCCTTGCGTGCGATCAGCCGATGCACGCGCTTGCCCGACGACGCGCTGACGACTTCATGCTCGTCGATCACGCGCATGTCCGCGCCGAGCGCGGCGCGCATGCGCGCGGCATCGAGCGACGCGTACAGCCGGCCGCGCTCATCGCGCGACGCGCCGCTGCCGGCTACGCGCCAGCTCAGATACAGCGTGCCGCCCGGCATCAGCAGATCGGCGAGCCGCGCGGCCGCGGCCGCCGCGTCGGCCGGCTCGAGGTGCATCACGACCGTCTCGCACAGCACGTTGCGAAACGCGCGCGACGGCACGCCGGCCAGCGCCGGCAGCGCAGCCACTTCGAACTGCAGCGACGGATGATGGCGGCGCGCCTCGTCGAGCAGCGCCGCGCTCGCGTCGTAGCCGCGCACGTCGAATCCGCGCGCGGCAAGCCACGCGGTGTCGCGCCCGGCGCCGCAGCCGACGTCCGCGGTCGGGCCCGGCGCGAAATGCTGTTCGAGCAGCGCGTACATGTCGTCGGGCGGCGCCTGGTCGAGCCAGTCCTGCGCGTACTGCGCGGCGTGCGTGTCGTAAGCGTCGAGAGTCGGACGATCCGCCATGGCGATTGCTCCGCAGGCGCGTCTTGCGACGCATGCTCCGCATCTTAGTCGTTGCGCACGACGCGTGCGCGGCACGCGTTCCCCGCCGCTCAGACGTGCGAATGCCTGCCGCCGTGCGCCGGCCCCGCGCGCCGCTCGACTTCGCGCCGCACGTCGTCGCGCCACCCCGCGAAAAAGGCGAGTTCGGCGACGACGAACAGCGGCCCGATCGCCAGGCCGATCAGATCGTCGACGAATGCGGGCTTGCGCCCTTCGAACCAGTGGCCGACGAACTGCACGATCCAGCCGATCACGAACGCACCGACGCCGATCGCGAGCCACTGCGCCGTGGGCAGCCGCGCGACCGTCTGCGCGGCCCACAGTCCGAGCGCCAGCAACGCGGCCATCGCGATCCCGAAGCGCAGGTCGAGCCGCACGTAGAACACCGCGATCGCCACCGCGAGCAGCAGCGCCGGCGACAGCGCGACGCCGGCCGCGACCGCGAGCGCCGGCCGCGACAGCAGCACCTCGACCGCGAACACGATCAGCGGAATGCCGACCAGATGCGTCGCGATATTGCGCGCATCGCGATGGTAGGCCGCGTATTGCGACAGATGGTCTTCGAGCGTCTTCATCGCGTCTCCTGAAACGGTCGTTGGCGCTATGATGCCCGTCACGCCTGCGTCCCTCTGTCAGCTACCCGACATCGCGCCCCATGCCTGCCTCGCTCGCCCCGTACCTGCCGCAGCTCGACGCGCACCCGTGGTTCGCCGCGCTGCCGCCGGCGCTGCGCGCGCAACTGCTCGCCGCCGCCGAACTGCGCCGCCTGCCGGCCGGACACGCGCTGTTCCGGCGCGGCGATCCGCCGTGCGGGCTGTACGCGGTGCTGGACGGCTCGCTGACGATCGGCGCGGTGGACGCGCACGGCAAGGAAGCGCTGCTGACGGTGGCGGATCCCGTCACGTGGTTCGGCGAAATCGCGCTGTTCGACGGGCAGCCGCGCACGCACGACGCGGTCGCGCTCGACGACGCGCTGCTGCTGCACGTGCCGCAGCCCGCGCTGCTCGCGATGCTCGACGCGACGCCGCAATACTGGCGGCAGTTCGCGCTGCTGATGGCGCAGAAGCTGCGCCTGAGCTTCCTGACCGTCGAATCGATGAGCGTGATGTCGGCCGCGCAGCGTCTCGCCGCGCGTCTGCTGATGATCGCCGACGGCTACGGCGGGATCAGCGCGGGCCGCACGCGCGTGCGGCTGTCGCAGGAGAAGCTCGCGGCGATGCTGTCGCTGACGCGCCAGACGACCAATCAGCTGCTGAATGCACTGCAGGCGGACGGCGTCGTGCGACTGCATGTCGGCGAGATCGAAATCGTCGACGTCGACGCGCTGCGCCGCGCGAGCGGGCTGCATGACGGGCCGCGCTGAGCGCGCCGCCGCCCCGCCGCGCGCGCATTGCGCTATCGTGGCGGCTCGTCCGATCG is a window encoding:
- a CDS encoding DUF2917 domain-containing protein; translated protein: MREWRLYAMDGDEPAGRWRIVDRTTLHVTHGVLWVTIEGRLDDHWMRAGDALTFAPGMRVWIGAERGGATFAFGPRRAPVARAAPAVRHAPDGRRHAAASLPT
- the mdtD gene encoding multidrug transporter subunit MdtD; this translates as MSDRPSAAAPGEKNLTVMLWLVATGFFMQTLDSTIVNTALPSMAASLGESPLRMQSVVIAYSLTMAVMIPVSGWLADTFGTRRVFFSAILVFSLGSLLCANAHTLPQLVVFRIVQGVGGAMLLPVGRLAVLRTFPAERYLPALSFVAIPGLIGPLIGPTLGGWLVKIASWHWIFLINVPVGIVGCVATFFSMPDARNAAVGRFDVKGYLLLTIGMVAISLSLDGLADLGMQHAAVLVLLILSLACFVAYGLYAVRAPQPIFSLELFKIHTFSVGLLGNLFARIGSGAMPYLIPLLLQVSLGYSAFEAGLMMLPVAAAGMFSKRLITRLIMKYGYRKVLLANTIMVGVMMASFALMRDTMPVWLKVVQLALFGGFNSMQFTAMNTLTLKDLGTGGASSGNSLFSLVQMLSMSLGVTVAGALLATFTGMLRTVTPSNTLPAFHATFICVGLITAASAWIFGQLAPEVRGRAHKTDPSERT
- a CDS encoding EAL domain-containing protein, producing the protein MSMLDIDPPGFQPPRPVAGDDGNRRTVLYGGYTVFSVFQPVFSVSHRRAIGYHASLRAHDEENRQVASHEVFTQAARRGDLLELGRLAESLHLGNFHAFDSHDEWLFLSLHPAALMDTVYGDALLANLKTLGLPPHRVVLEVPEQAGGETPRYAAIVDGLRKAGFLIALGGFGAKHSNIDRVWHLHPDIVTLDRGILAQASEHSHLERVLPGLVSLLHESGQLVLMGGLATERDALIALECNVDFVQGQYFAGPSVDPVQPQAAAGCMDTLSAALRLRVAQRERTQAERLAPYVAALEEASARLGAGDTLIAAAAGVLGLPDTARCFLLDASGRQIGDNVLARGSVSQRAKRFRPLLHSEGASWERRPYFIDAMRTPGRVHLTSPYLSINEAHLCVTASIAAPGATGMQVLCVDINWEAALNRE
- a CDS encoding class I SAM-dependent methyltransferase; its protein translation is MADRPTLDAYDTHAAQYAQDWLDQAPPDDMYALLEQHFAPGPTADVGCGAGRDTAWLAARGFDVRGYDASAALLDEARRHHPSLQFEVAALPALAGVPSRAFRNVLCETVVMHLEPADAAAAAARLADLLMPGGTLYLSWRVAGSGASRDERGRLYASLDAARMRAALGADMRVIDEHEVVSASSGKRVHRLIARKADPAA
- a CDS encoding DUF962 domain-containing protein, with the protein product MKTLEDHLSQYAAYHRDARNIATHLVGIPLIVFAVEVLLSRPALAVAAGVALSPALLLAVAIAVFYVRLDLRFGIAMAALLALGLWAAQTVARLPTAQWLAIGVGAFVIGWIVQFVGHWFEGRKPAFVDDLIGLAIGPLFVVAELAFFAGWRDDVRREVERRAGPAHGGRHSHV
- a CDS encoding Crp/Fnr family transcriptional regulator, with product MPASLAPYLPQLDAHPWFAALPPALRAQLLAAAELRRLPAGHALFRRGDPPCGLYAVLDGSLTIGAVDAHGKEALLTVADPVTWFGEIALFDGQPRTHDAVALDDALLLHVPQPALLAMLDATPQYWRQFALLMAQKLRLSFLTVESMSVMSAAQRLAARLLMIADGYGGISAGRTRVRLSQEKLAAMLSLTRQTTNQLLNALQADGVVRLHVGEIEIVDVDALRRASGLHDGPR